The DNA window attttattttatatctaaacattaaaattaaaatttgcattatttaaattattaaattattattattattattattattattattattatacattaaaatattggcAGTGCTAAAAACTGTTATAGCCTTGTAAGTTGTTTTATGTTACCTTTTGTACAGCATATATAGTAATATCTCTGTTTGACTTTAGTAAAAGTATGTCAACTACTAACTAAGGGAGGGGAACCTCTCCACACTGGATCTATGTCAATATGAGACAGATACTGTTGGGAAGAGAGTGAGACAGAGGGCGAGAGAACATGCTTTGAGTGTCTCACTGTTTACTATTGCTTGTTTGGACATGTCAAGGGCATCAGTTAGTGACCCTGACCTTTCAGATCCAACTGTCaggaaaacaaaactttttcCATCCCACACTGAGCagcttcaaaatgtcattttcctTTTATGTGCaacccatttttatttaatttgtttgctttGTGCTCTATACCCTTGCCTGTGTGCAAAAGGTACAGAATAAAATCAAGAGAATGTAACTCATCTGTAAGTCTTCTTTTCGTTTTGATCTATGAATCATGTCATTTGGCTGATCACACTGCAATGGCCAAGCTGTTAAAAGGTTTCTCTGTGTTTGTCTTACTATTGTCTCTTTGTTATATAGCAAATGTCTTTGATGACAAGCAGGTGCATTTATAGAGCTTAGACCATCATAAAGATCTCTGGAGTCAGTGCGGCCTCTAGAATCCTTTGGTACCCTTGTGTTATCCTATTAAACTCTAGGGCTTCTTGCACTAAGACAGTTCTTTCTTATTCTTGAATTTGTGTGCCCTTTAATCTGTTTCTCTGAAATCAGTTAGtgatactgtattattattattaagtttaaacaTTCCTCTTATTTGACAGACTGGGCTTGTTCCTGTGTGCTGACGTTTGTCTTAAATGCAGTGGAACAATCAATAACTGCATAGAATACAACCATGTTACAACCATGCTGTAAAAATGTGATTCAAATATCCTGTTCTCAGGGAACTTTTAATTTGAAGTGTCTCATAAGTTTTTGCATTTATGTATGGTATCTGTCTGTTATGGAATCTGTCCTTTCTGAAAGGATGCCTAGAATTTTTCCAGAGGTTTCCTATTTTACAGTGTGCTGCTGCTCTAAGCTGAGTAAGTCAGAATGCTTTTGGTAACACAGCTGCTAAAACTCTTTGCCTAAATTTATCCTGACACTTTCTCTTGCTCTTTGCTTCCTTATGTGACTGTTCACATCAAGCCCTTTTATGCTTAGTGGTGTATTTATACTACAGCAGGAAAATGCTATAGCACCCCTGCTGTAGCGAGTCTGAATGTGCAGTATATTGTAGATACAGAGTCAGTTTAATATGTTTGTAAACAAACTGTAAGATGTAATAGAAATAACAACTGCAATgcattaaatgtgtaaataatatgatttacATGCTAAATCCAGCAGAAACCCCAGCACAATCTGCCTATTATAAATGCTCAAGGTAGACGTATCTTCTGAACATCTTAGCTGTTTGCCTCAGATTCCCATAAAGTTGAGCATTTCTCAACTGTTTGACACTATCATTGCTTTCTATGGTCTGCTGTCAATCCCCCATTTTTATCACGCatcaagtcattttaaaaaataccacaAGAATTTCACCTCATACTTCTCTTTCTTGGCCTCTGAATTATCCTGAAGACATTTCTTGCATTTGTGCATGGAAGCTATGTGAGAGTTTTTCTTTAAACTCCATATGTAGCTCATATTTGGCAATCTGCTGTACCTGCAGTGTCATCTGCCACAGACTTTCAGATATTTCAGGCATGTGGAGAGGCACATAGATATCACAACATCCCTATTGCATTTCATGTCTGTACAGATTAATCATGTCTGTACAGCTCTGCATTTGATTCTGATATTTCATGGATGTCAGCTCTGCATTCTGAAATATCTGGCATACATGCTTATACCAACATATTTAGGCATCATATTTGAACATTAGCAGCACCGCCAAATTTGTGATTGTGCCTCTCCCACAATGACAGCATAGCACAGACACATGACTACAAAAGATAACCTAAAAATGCCAGGAATTTTGACACTGTCTTCCACCCTGCAATACTGCCTTAATAGCAGATCAATGAGAAGGAATGCAGAACAATCTGAGCAACATGTGACCCATGAATATCCTGGATTGCCCTGCACTCATACCACACAATTCAGGCCTGAATGTAGTGTCTGTACTCATGGCTCTACAATGCTATTCTGGGCCTGTTAGTTCATGTACTCTTAGATCAGAACTGGTTACATAAAGAGCAGCCAATCGTAAACAGGGAGATCACAGACTtctttagaattaaaaaaaatactgcttatTCAACAATTACAAGAAGACTGTTTTTCTGTTCCACAATAATGTTTATGcttgttcaccaaaaaataagacctgtgtgagtttctttcttctgtggaagtgggaaaaaaaattatacaaattaataattcaataagtTTCAAGTTTCAACAGTTTTTACAGTCAATGGAGtccaatgctgtttttttcttttcttttcatttttgcatgaacctTTTAAAAGGAATTATCAAGCTTATTTGTATTTACTAGATAAAAAAGCTTTTTCTGGACTGCCTAATGCCCCATtccaccaagaacaataactagaAAGAACTATAATGTCTCGGTTACTtgtgtaaccctcgttccctaaagaagggaatggagacatcacgtACCAGTTCGTCTGTCCTCATCCAAGTGACCGACTTAAAGGGAAATTTAATTATActagcatccacaccaatgcgCAACATTGTTCTGTTTAATGTGTAGCCATTTTGTCATCTGCatctttaaatgcttgagctcttattggctgtcagtgttttataatttattatgttttatgttttaattctcAAAGTGTTTCAATTATATTGTTCCTCTGTgacattatcattatagttgtggtgtggactgcCCTATTCTTAAAGAAttagaacaataattaaaacattatcattatagttatcatccttggtgtgaacaggccatCACTCTTAAAAGTTTGTTCACATACACCtgcattaaatttaaagtttgttCACATACACCTGCATTAAATTTATGGCATGACGGTgtagtcacatttactgttgctctACAAATTTTCACTGGCAAAAACTTGTAAGTGGTGTCTCTGTGTTTGCTTCATATAGGACATCTATTAGGGGCATTTGCATGaggtttagctccaacttgccttaACACaccttccaggcaggtgtgttaaggcaagttggagctaaactatgcaggacagtggccctccaggagcaggattggacacccctgatctGCATTACAATAGACAACTGACTTTTTTGTCTTGGGAAAATTTCTCAGAAACTTAGCAAATGTATCCACACCTTTAATCATGACCACATGTGTGAAAATGTAACACTAACACTTCAGAAAAAGCTGATGTCAAACCTAAAATTTGCTCTCATATCTTCACATCTCATTGTTCCTGAGTCACTAGACCCTGAGAACACTATGTCTGTGGCTGATGATCAGAGTGAGCATTAGTGCTAACAGATGCCAGTACTACTGTCTGGGTTGAGTCACTAGCTGCAGGGCTTACAAAGGAGGGGCACATGTGTGCAATGCAGACATGAAGCCAGCTGTTTTTTCTTGGTGTTTTGAAGCCTTATGCACCTGTGAACACAAAtgccaaacaaaatgttttagtcGGTGGGGAGCAACCAGTCATTGCTTTTTACAAGGTGGTGAGTAGTCTAGTGCTGAAACTCTGTTCACAGGAAAGTTTGGTGACCTTACACTCACGTTTCCTGAAAAGTACTGTGTGGAACTTTACTGTGTGGTTTTCACAGAAGGTCTCTTGATCTCTGAGAAAAACGCTGCGCTTTGGGCGGAAATATGATaagaaatgcatttcaaattgaGAGCATGTGAGGGCACGTCACTAGTCACATACAGTGCACTCTCCACTTAGAAGGTGACAGATGTGTGAGCTGCTTGTCATTCAATGAATGCAAAATATGACCAGAGTAAGGCACACatattacaacatttatttaaaagtgtgtAATCTGTCTGATATTTTAAAGGAAATGAAGTCTAGATTAGCCTCTCCCCACAAAAAGCTGCACCTCTGAAACagacatttaaagacattttttttcctagAAATGGCTGTTTCTGAGAATACTTGGACAGCTGTGATGAAAAAGACTACAAAGAATATGTTTGTGGGTGTTTGTTACTAGAATGACCTTAAGGGGATCTCCATGGTACCTCCTTTGCAATTGACCCAGTTCCTTGACTTCAATGCATTAgctatcattaattaattaaagtaaacTGCAAAGATCAATTACTATCCAAGGGAGTGTGAGATTCTCTTTGTGAAACTGCTGTATGCTGTTCTTTGTTTCCATAACCAGGTGTGTGTTGCTTTGTGTGTGCATGAGCTTAGCTTTCTTGTCAGCTGACTTTCAAGTACAAAGACTTTTCAGGCACTACCTGAAATGCTCTTTTAAGTTTGGATGCACTTGCTTCGGGCATTTGCCATCGGTACACTAAACCTGGTGCAAGTATTTGCTGTTAAACACATGCAGCTTTATTTGCAGAAAATTTCCAGTAATGTAACTTTGGAAGACTGAGCATGAGGCTGACTGGACAGCATAACTAGAGATCAAACAAACCACAAATGAGTATCTGTTTTACAGGTAGTTTAGCACCCTTTCTCTTGTAAACCACAAACCATATGCACACAATGAATGAGTTGAATTGACTTAGTAAAGAGAGTCCTATTACCTTGCTGCTAATGTACTTGtaattttttaatccaaaataaaaaaaagtgcatattagATTTAAAATCACCCCCTATATTGTAACCTTTACTGTCAAGACAGCTCAGTTTCGAAGGGTTGTGTTTGGTGAGTTCAGCTCAATTAGTCATCTAACAGATCTGGCTCTACCCTGCCTCTGCTCTAAATGGATGGTGCAAAACCTACACATGACAGAAGTCAGTCCCCCATAGCAAAGGGGTCCCTTCAGTTGAGCAAGCCCTATAAAGAAAGCAGCTGGTGCATGGGTAGTGAAAGGTCAGTAAAAGCTTGGAGAGGTGCCAGTCTCTCTAGTGCAATCGCAAACTTGTAGACTGTGTTACTGAACTGCCCTGAACTTCCTCCTCTGATGTAACtgagtgaaaataaaacacaatgctGAAAGGTGACAACTTTGAAATGAAACATACCATAATTGCACTTTTaaggtattttgtttttaatttattgcagAAATTGTGGCTTCACCACAATTTGACATTGCATTGTGAATATTTGACAAAAAGCACAACTTCATAATAGGAACCCCCCCACACTAAAGAAAAGTTACACTAGTGTCCATGTAATATTTTTCAGACAACATCCCAAGTGCCCATTAGACCtcaaaacatcttcaaaatgTCACTTAATCTTAGTTCCTCTTTAAAATCCATATCTCATTCCTCAAGAACAAGAATTCCATGGCTCTTCTTTACTGTTAGTCTCATAAATGTGATTTCACAATCCACCTGTTCTTTTCTCTCCTATTGTCTCCACGATACCACCACAACAGACTTGAGTGGCACAGGAGCCTCGACTTTTCCATGCTCGTCCAAAAAAAAGATTCTGAACATCAGCTTTTCCAGGACGGCCAACCGTTCGCTGGGTCAGTCCACTTTTATCTTCCCAGTTGTGAGGGTAATCCAGACAATATCTCAAAGCCTTTTCGCTTTGCACCAGTGCACCCTTTAGGATGGACATCTTAGACTTGTTTCCGGTTTCATTCATGTGCCAAAGCCATCTCCTATCAGCGCTCCGGCAGAGTAATTGTAGGCACCCATTCGTAGACATTGCGGCTCTCCTCACAGAACAAGCCCAATCTCTCAAGAGCAGAATCTTTCAAAGAGTCAGCACTGGGgctctttggaaaaaaaaaaatagaagtgatATTAGTATGACACGCAGATGTAGTGCAAATGTAGGTGTTGACAAAGTGTAGGTGCAGATGCAGTGAAGAGGAGTTGAGCTACTCACAGTTACAAGTATGCAGTGTACGTCCTTAGGTTCCTCATCCTGATTGCTGCCCACAATGTTAGCAAGACGTTCAATGTCATTCACACGAACAATGTTGATGTCGTTGTCGAAGCAGAAGGCTTGGATGAGAGTGAAGTGGATCTGCAAGGCGATGTCACATTCATACTCCTCATCCGTAGCCAGGACGCAAAAAGCAACGCTGTCTGGGTCACTGAGGTTGCATAAAGGAGATATATTGATTAGGCATCGGCTCAGCATGTGCTGcttgcatatacagtatgcataagGATGCAcccaattattaattattgggAAGACTaggtaattaaaaaaacatttccatatgCCACACTCTCAGTGTCTAATGATCTAATGCATACTAAAAGCAACACTTAATAAATGAACAGATACTTACACATTCATGACTTGTGCAGACTCATACACCCCAACGGTAAGGCAGTCCTGCTTCCCAGCCGAGACCAGAAGCGCCTCTAGTGCCGTTCCTGCACTGTGCATTCTGGAGAACACAACCGGCGTATTAGTCCATACACTTTACCTAGTATTTGTTTGATAAATCGCAAAAAACGAAAACAACACCACCTGAATAAGAAACTCACCTATCGCCAGTAGCAGCTGCGTTATCTTGTCCACTAAATTCTTCAAAAGTCATTGTTTAAATCCACGTTAAGTAGCGTTTCGCGTGCGTTTACCTTGAGGTGAGCTTTGAGTTTGTGATGCCGTGTCAAGCGCTCGCCGACTTTTATACGGAATCAGCTGGGTTTCTCGGCAGTGGGCGGGCATTCCGCTCATATCCGTTCTGATTGGCTGGTGGCACGGGTGTATGCAAATTACCCTGATGCAAGTGCCTTGACTGTAAACAGCCCACGTGGGTGTTCAAATATCTCTCCGTCAACAAAACAAAGCACGGCTTGTGCTCTTTCTTACTGCTTGGGTACAAACTGCATTACGTTTTTGAGTTCAATTTATTATTAAGTCCCTTCATCTAGAAAGACGGAATTATGCCCGAATTAATGTGGTTAACTCTAATATCgcacattttaattagttttacacTTATGTTAATTAATCTAACCCTCACAGCGGTCCTCACAAAGGTGACTTCAGGTAGTTGCTTTGTTGTTGCTCCAGTTCAAACCAGCTAGGATCCAGGTACTATGTTCCATGCATGACTCCAGCAAGGTCCCCACATTGTAAGCAAAACATGACCCCCACCAACCCCACAGACACAAAGACTAGTGAGTGAGGCACACACCACTCTTTTGCTTTTGTAAAGGAGTCATCCTAATTTAAGTGTAGTGTGCCTATTAATGACTGCTTGGCTGGCCCTAATAACAGCATCATGTTCCACCTGCCCCTGGCTTTGTTGCAGCCTGCAGAAAGTGTGTCCCAGTGAGACCCAGTGCCAAAACTTTTGTTCACACTTTTTGGAAGTCAGTCAGTTGCATGCATGCATAGAATTAGCAGATAACGATCACTCCACCTCAGGCGTGTTTAGCTCTTAATACCACGTCTAAAACGGTGAACAGTGTTATTCCTGTGAATagagattaattaattattcagtaACATCTCCAAACAGCATAGCTGCACATATCAGACTACAACATCAAGTCTTGTTCAAACTGGTCTACACTATTGTAAATTCTGTAATTCTGTCTGCAGCAGCTTGCTGACCAGACTATTTAGTTGGTCTTAACAGGTCTCCCAGCCtggttttaaaggggttataGGCAATTTGAGATAGGATGGTAGAGTAGTCTGAAGACCATTTTAATCGTTTGGGAGACCTTTACAGCAGGGTAGAGTAGATATGACATGATCTATGTTTACTTGCAACTTTTAGAGACGTTTCTCCTAATATGCCAAATCATGTAATAACTAATGcgtcaatattatttaaaagcaccGAGATTAGGGGTTTATGATTGATATTACGCTTTCTAGCGCCATCTAGAGGCTGTGCACAACTGGCCGAGTGCATCACGCCCTGCAGATACAAAAGATGCACTTGCTCATCATCTCAAATAGCAGGGATGAATATTTGCTCACGTTAAAACACTCCATAAATTCATGCATCTGAAATCAAACCAGCAGGGTACTGATACACGATACCGCAGTAAAACACAGTGCAACTGATGATCGAAAGTGGCATTATATCAATAGATGTATTGATAGCCAACTGTGCAGAACTAATGATAGCACAGTGGTTCTAGATGTTGTGGCGCTATCTGCAGGTACAACaaggaaataagaaaaaaatatttatcagcgTTTTATCAGTATCTACTTGTATATacataatgtgctttttttgagGTTATGACGTTTTTTTCGTATGTGTCAAAAATAGATAGCTAGTGcatttgcattacagtaaaacaggatcattgtgtgttttttataggTTACTTTGTGTGGATTTGCGTTTCTTTCTGTCAGCCTGAAAAGGACAAGTCTGACTGTGATAACATGCTCGGACATGTACAGAAGACTGACCTAGTTTCAAGGTTTAGACTTACATAGATCACTTTCTAAATATCCTATTGTTTTGAAATTAGTGCCATTATATGCATAATTtctagtgttattattattattattttattgttcattcatcATTTCTTTATATCAATTTTCATTGTGATAAACggcaaaaaatgcattttttatagtaaacatcattttttattaattataacatgATCAGGACAGAAATAAACAGTTTATGAACATTCCAAGTTTACAGATACATCAGTGCATCGTATGACCAAAGaatgaaagaaatcaataaaaaagactgcaataaaaataagtcttttaagaaacaaacaaaataacataaaaaataacataaaaatgcttCTCTGACAGAGCagatcattacatttttttcatatgtatatacatatataaacataaacattttttttttttatttgcatggaTATGTGCAACACTATGCCCCCTCTAAAAGGtacatttaatgattaatttacagCGGTTTAACAGAAGGGGTTCTAAGTCACAAATAAtgcacaagcaaaaaaaaaaaaaattaaacagataaaaaaaattatttaaaagctttTCCCTTTTCTAAATACACTCCCATATCATTAGGACTGGCCATTTTTCAGTAGTGGAATCTCTTTAAGCATGTGGCTCCCTTACTAAAAAagggaaattatattttactagaTGCCCAAAAGACCAAAAATGTCTCAAGTAATACAGACAAATGAATACATTTCCTGAATGTACTAAAACTCAATGTGGACGCAATGCGGAGTTCAAAACAATATGACTCCTTCACGTTTCCAAACATCATTTGTGCAGATGAATAGGACAATAATATCCTAAAAATGGctgctattattaaaaaaagtgctATTATAGCATGACAGTAGatccatgtaaaaaataaaaatgaagggaAAAGGGTCAGAATGTGATGCTACAATGAAGTAAAAATGGCTATTCTGAATTTTTCATCTAAAACAAAGCAAGTTTTGTTTTAGATGGTCTCCTACATTTCATCAGATCGGTGCTGTTGTATTATAACTGACGTGGGTTTCTGTTCCATCCAGCTCTCCTTGGTTTTGCTCTGGCTGTCGTAGACTGCTGCTGAGTTCCTGTGGGACTCTGAGAGAGATCCGTCCGCTTTGAGATCTGACTGGTCAGGAGTTGGGAAGTCAGCAGATGAGTTGTTGTTGACACCAGACTCAGAGTCAGACTGCTCGACCCGCTGGTAGTCAGGTGTGTGGTTCTGACCCCCAGACAGCAGCACCTGGTTATTCTCTACAGTGGCCATGAGGAGGACATCCTGATCTGGCACTTCTTTAGCAGACGTGGATATAATGTCGTCTTTCAGGACAGCGGGATAAGACCGCAGGGCTCGGGACATTCCTAGAAGCAGGGGACAACCATGTTTTTTAATTACGCATAAAGCACCAGTACTTGGGTCGAAAactgatgggggaaaaaaaaaaaatcatataatatatatatatatatttttttttacctttttgtaattcaatattttatgtaggtttttttttaacttaactttttttttactatacagacatatttaaaaacatactaataaaaaattacaaaaaaaaaaatcttataaaaaatttactttatataaaattaacatacaaacaaaatataaaaaataaaatctatttcaaaatattaacaaaatttatAATACCGGTAGtatataaattacagtaaaataacgCTATTTTTGCTCctagatatgaaaaaaaaaaaaacaagaagcttgcatcttttatgtttatatttattttactgcttttttattGACACTTACTAGACTATTTGTGTATAACCTtaatcagtgtttgtttgtttgagaaaTATTTAAAGGGAACATGCTActaattttaatgcaatttaaatattacatttatattaactatttaacttatttttaaaaaaaaatttttttaaataaggaagTGTGTTTGTTGGCATATTAGTTATTGATATGaacatattattagcatattagtTATCCTTATTAAATTAGCATCaagaattttgaaattataagGAAGTGTGTTTGTTGGCATATTAGTTAGATGTTGTGTCACCTGTACAGACACCTGTAGATGATGTATACAGATCTTTCTGATTGCTGCTGCCAAAAGGATTGACT is part of the Cyprinus carpio isolate SPL01 chromosome A8, ASM1834038v1, whole genome shotgun sequence genome and encodes:
- the LOC109095246 gene encoding growth arrest and DNA damage-inducible protein GADD45 gamma-like, with protein sequence MTFEEFSGQDNAAATGDRMHSAGTALEALLVSAGKQDCLTVGVYESAQVMNVDPDSVAFCVLATDEEYECDIALQIHFTLIQAFCFDNDINIVRVNDIERLANIVGSNQDEEPKDVHCILVTSPSADSLKDSALERLGLFCEESRNVYEWVPTITLPER